A genomic window from Dermacentor silvarum isolate Dsil-2018 chromosome 9, BIME_Dsil_1.4, whole genome shotgun sequence includes:
- the LOC119463688 gene encoding proline-rich protein HaeIII subfamily 1-like: MARQPVYEKTLGPRVKQREPNQGPDRPAQSPAITLHGPQQQPRAGPLHPVPPSPSPPGVSATPGHKGGPPPEATTAPGEQPPRPGIFQYPAATSPNTPWFQQQWRWQSHNPDFRRQRSRPSVQASVSGH; the protein is encoded by the coding sequence AtggcccgccagcccgtctacgagaAGACGTTAGGTCCACGTGTCAAGCAGCGAGAACCCAACCAGGGCCCGGACCGACCGGCCCAGAGTCCCGCAATCACCCTCCACgggccgcagcagcagccgcgcgcAGGTCCACTCCACCCGGTGCCGCCATCGCCATCGCCCCCGGGAGTGTCAGCTACACCAGGCCACAAGGGAGGCCCACCGCCCGAAGCCACCACGGCACCAGGGGAGCAGCCGCCGCGCCCCGGTATTTTCCAGTACCCAGCAGCTACCAGTCCCAACACCCcatggttccagcagcagtggcggtggcaatcCCACAACCCCGACTTCCGCCGCCAGAGATCACGACCCAGTGTTCAGGCAAGCGTCAGCGGCCATTGA